One window of Alkaliphilus metalliredigens QYMF genomic DNA carries:
- a CDS encoding NAD(P)-dependent malic enzyme gives MNLQEESLKLHEEKVGKIEVTSKVSVKNRHDLSVAYTPGVAEPCKRINEHKDNVYKYTSKGNLVAVVTDGTAVLGLGDIGPEAAMPVMEGKAILFKEFANVDAFPICLDTKDVEEIVRTVKLMAPTFGGINLEDIAAPRCFEIEKRLKEELDIPVFHDDQHGTAIVVVAGLINALKVANKKMEDATIVVNGAGSAGVAITNMLLNMNPKDILLCDRAGILYPGAPENNSSKEEMAKITNKSVRKGDLKTAMTNADVFIGVSAGNVVTEEMVKSMNKDAIIFAMANPIPEIMPDVATKAGAKVVGSGRSDFPNQVNNVLAFPGIFRGALDVRATDINEEMKLAAAYGIASIIEEKDLTAEYVIPDAFDQRVVEKVAAAVAKAAIESGVAKK, from the coding sequence ATGAATTTACAAGAAGAGAGTTTAAAGCTTCATGAAGAAAAGGTAGGTAAAATCGAAGTCACATCAAAGGTTTCGGTAAAAAACCGTCATGACTTAAGTGTAGCTTATACCCCAGGAGTTGCGGAGCCCTGTAAAAGAATTAATGAGCATAAGGATAACGTTTACAAGTATACCTCTAAGGGGAATTTAGTGGCGGTTGTGACAGATGGGACCGCTGTACTGGGTCTGGGAGATATTGGACCTGAAGCAGCAATGCCAGTCATGGAGGGAAAGGCGATTTTGTTTAAAGAGTTTGCAAACGTGGATGCTTTTCCTATTTGTCTAGACACTAAGGATGTAGAAGAAATCGTAAGGACAGTAAAGCTAATGGCACCCACATTTGGAGGCATTAACCTAGAGGATATCGCAGCCCCTAGATGCTTTGAAATCGAAAAAAGACTTAAAGAAGAGCTGGACATTCCTGTATTTCATGATGACCAGCATGGAACTGCCATCGTAGTTGTGGCTGGATTAATTAATGCACTTAAGGTAGCAAACAAAAAGATGGAAGATGCCACCATTGTTGTGAATGGTGCGGGATCTGCCGGTGTAGCCATCACAAATATGCTGCTCAATATGAACCCAAAGGACATACTACTCTGTGATAGAGCAGGGATTTTATATCCAGGCGCACCTGAGAACAATAGTAGTAAGGAAGAAATGGCTAAAATAACAAATAAGAGTGTTCGAAAGGGTGATTTGAAAACCGCAATGACAAATGCTGATGTGTTTATAGGAGTATCAGCTGGCAATGTCGTTACGGAAGAAATGGTTAAAAGTATGAACAAAGACGCGATTATTTTTGCCATGGCAAACCCGATACCAGAGATTATGCCTGATGTAGCCACAAAAGCAGGTGCCAAGGTTGTTGGTTCAGGACGCTCAGACTTTCCAAATCAAGTAAATAATGTACTTGCTTTTCCAGGAATATTTAGAGGGGCATTGGATGTCAGAGCAACAGATATAAACGAAGAGATGAAGCTGGCAGCTGCCTATGGGATTGCCAGTATTATCGAGGAAAAAGACCTTACGGCTGAATACGTGATTCCAGATGCATTTGACCAAAGAGTTGTAGAAAAGGTTGCGGCTGCAGTAGCAAAAGCAGCTATAGAAAGTGGCGTTGCAAAAAAGTAA
- a CDS encoding response regulator, which yields MINVLIVEDDPMVLQLNKRYVESINGFKVVATATDGEKALELLKTNPIELIILDVYMPKLDGIGFLKEMRKRFFKADVILVTASKEAESIDDVFKLGAVDYLIKPFEYERLKSSLENYRGRYELLKGKNVIQQEDLDRITKQNNKSPENRLQKGLHKRTLERIRCFMELNKEAYFTSEEVAEKMKVSRVTVRKYLEYLVEIDELQLEIEYGSIGRPRHLYKYIIRNERC from the coding sequence ATGATAAATGTATTAATTGTTGAAGATGATCCAATGGTATTACAGTTAAATAAAAGATATGTTGAAAGTATTAATGGTTTTAAAGTGGTGGCCACAGCCACAGATGGGGAAAAAGCACTAGAGCTTCTGAAAACCAATCCAATAGAGTTAATCATCTTGGATGTCTATATGCCTAAACTAGATGGGATTGGTTTTTTAAAGGAGATGAGAAAACGATTCTTTAAAGCAGATGTTATTTTAGTGACAGCCTCTAAGGAAGCGGAAAGCATTGACGATGTGTTCAAGCTTGGGGCAGTAGATTATCTCATTAAGCCCTTTGAATATGAAAGACTCAAGAGTTCCTTAGAAAATTATCGTGGACGATATGAGCTGTTAAAGGGTAAAAATGTAATCCAACAGGAGGATCTAGATAGGATCACAAAGCAAAATAATAAAAGCCCAGAAAATAGACTCCAAAAAGGGCTTCATAAGCGCACACTTGAAAGAATCAGATGCTTTATGGAGCTAAATAAAGAGGCCTATTTTACAAGCGAAGAGGTAGCTGAAAAGATGAAGGTTTCAAGGGTAACCGTAAGAAAATACCTGGAATATCTAGTGGAAATTGATGAATTGCAACTAGAGATTGAATATGGTTCCATAGGGAGACCACGACATTTATATAAATATATAATCAGAAATGAACGCTGTTAA
- a CDS encoding 5-oxoprolinase subunit C family protein gives MGNIKIFKPGMLTLVQDSGRQGYQQYGVPVSGVMDSFSHRVANILVGNHETESVLEATLLGPGIEFLDETVIAITGGDLAPNINGAAVPLGQSITVKAGEKLDFKGIKTGCRCYIAFAGGINVPEIMGSKSTYNRGSIGGYEGRALKAGDILNLGEPLKPLSSLEGRTIQQDLYTYTNKIELRVVAGPQEEAFSPEGIETFYSFEYAVTNECDRMGYRLSGDVIKHKEGGDIISDGIAMGAIQVPGHGMPIIMMADRQTTGGYTKIANVISADLPKMGQAKPGDKITFKKVTIEEAQRIYKDMEDKIAEYKKTFEEQELYKKKLFQFKMGGKLYGLILEEIKE, from the coding sequence GTGGGTAATATTAAAATTTTTAAACCAGGTATGCTCACTCTGGTACAGGATAGCGGAAGACAGGGATATCAACAGTATGGAGTGCCTGTCTCCGGTGTTATGGATAGCTTTTCTCATAGAGTTGCCAATATTCTAGTGGGAAATCATGAGACGGAAAGCGTATTAGAGGCCACTTTACTAGGGCCTGGTATTGAGTTTCTAGATGAAACAGTCATTGCAATAACAGGGGGAGACTTAGCACCTAATATCAATGGTGCAGCGGTTCCCCTGGGGCAGAGTATTACTGTTAAAGCTGGAGAAAAATTAGATTTCAAAGGTATCAAAACAGGCTGTCGTTGCTATATTGCTTTTGCAGGCGGCATTAATGTGCCTGAGATTATGGGAAGTAAATCCACTTATAATCGAGGAAGCATAGGGGGGTATGAAGGTCGTGCATTGAAGGCGGGAGATATTTTAAATCTAGGTGAACCTTTGAAGCCATTATCCTCATTAGAAGGTAGAACCATTCAACAGGATTTGTATACCTACACAAATAAGATAGAGTTAAGAGTCGTAGCAGGACCTCAAGAGGAAGCCTTTTCGCCAGAGGGGATCGAAACCTTCTATAGCTTTGAATATGCGGTAACCAATGAATGTGACCGTATGGGATACAGACTGTCTGGGGATGTGATAAAGCATAAAGAAGGTGGCGACATTATTTCTGATGGTATCGCTATGGGTGCCATTCAAGTGCCGGGTCATGGTATGCCTATTATAATGATGGCAGATCGCCAGACCACAGGAGGGTATACTAAAATAGCCAATGTCATAAGTGCTGATCTTCCTAAAATGGGTCAGGCAAAACCGGGGGATAAGATAACCTTTAAAAAAGTTACGATAGAAGAAGCTCAGAGGATATATAAAGATATGGAAGATAAAATCGCTGAGTATAAGAAAACCTTTGAAGAACAAGAGTTGTATAAGAAAAAACTTTTTCAATTTAAAATGGGTGGAAAACTTTATGGGCTCATACTTGAAGAAATTAAAGAGTAG
- a CDS encoding ATP-binding protein has product MKRVPIKLQTKITVLVIVIVTISIYTTMYFATRQMVSNIQREMDTNIMNVAQVLANSAIVIEGIRTGDYEESAIQPFVEKILATTEQVEVIVVADMEGLRYGHNLRERLGQRFVGGDELRVLEHGDSYLSEATGTLGRQIRAFVPVYDLDTHEQLGFVMTANLTQTIRGIRRQRVITIMLVSSIGLFLGIIGAVLLARNIKKILLGLEPEEISKLYLEKQGMLDAIHEGIIAIDENLQITLINDSATKLLGTQNTDVIGKNVLDVFPTSRLPEVLRTGIAEYNREQVINNTFIITNRVPITDGEKIVGAISTFRDKTLITRLAEEVTGVRLVVDALRANTHEFMNKLHVILGLMEIGELQEAKRFIVNVRENQQQIISLVTEKIKDPAIIGLLLGKVSRAKELGITMNISEDSCLEKRKDIINSNTLITIIGNLIENAMDAVSNSREEDKTIDISIRESLENIRIEVKDVGVGIEEKDRPYIFDRGFSTKEGSRGIGLALIKEMVENLGGNITVIDHVEKGTKFSIILPKGEEL; this is encoded by the coding sequence ATGAAAAGAGTTCCCATAAAACTACAAACAAAAATTACTGTGTTAGTGATTGTCATTGTGACGATTTCTATCTATACAACGATGTATTTTGCCACAAGGCAGATGGTTTCCAATATTCAAAGAGAAATGGATACCAATATAATGAACGTAGCCCAGGTGTTAGCCAATAGCGCCATTGTGATTGAGGGGATACGAACTGGAGATTACGAGGAAAGTGCCATACAACCCTTTGTTGAAAAAATATTGGCAACAACTGAACAAGTGGAAGTGATTGTGGTAGCCGATATGGAAGGGCTAAGATATGGTCACAATCTCCGTGAAAGGTTAGGACAAAGATTTGTGGGAGGAGATGAGTTGCGGGTACTTGAGCATGGTGACTCTTATCTTTCGGAAGCCACAGGAACATTAGGGAGGCAAATAAGAGCATTTGTACCTGTTTATGATCTTGATACCCATGAACAATTGGGATTTGTAATGACGGCAAACCTCACCCAAACAATTCGTGGCATCAGAAGGCAAAGAGTGATTACCATTATGCTTGTTTCTTCTATCGGACTATTTTTAGGCATTATTGGAGCCGTTTTATTGGCAAGGAATATTAAAAAAATTCTACTGGGACTGGAACCAGAGGAAATATCAAAGCTATATCTGGAAAAGCAGGGGATGTTAGATGCGATCCATGAGGGTATCATTGCAATTGATGAAAATCTACAGATTACATTGATAAATGATTCAGCTACAAAGCTTCTAGGAACACAAAATACAGATGTGATTGGTAAGAATGTATTGGATGTTTTTCCCACCAGTAGGTTACCTGAAGTCCTGCGTACTGGTATTGCTGAATATAATCGGGAACAGGTGATTAATAATACATTTATCATCACAAATCGCGTGCCCATCACAGACGGAGAAAAAATTGTAGGGGCGATATCTACATTTAGAGATAAGACCCTGATTACCCGGTTAGCCGAGGAGGTTACTGGTGTTAGATTAGTTGTTGACGCTTTACGGGCCAATACCCATGAATTTATGAATAAGCTTCATGTGATATTGGGACTAATGGAAATAGGGGAATTACAAGAGGCCAAAAGATTTATAGTGAATGTAAGAGAAAATCAGCAACAGATTATTAGCCTAGTGACAGAAAAAATAAAGGATCCTGCTATTATCGGCCTCTTGCTAGGAAAGGTTAGTCGCGCTAAGGAATTAGGCATCACCATGAATATTTCTGAGGATAGTTGTCTAGAAAAAAGAAAAGACATCATTAATAGTAACACCTTGATTACAATCATAGGAAATTTAATTGAAAACGCAATGGACGCTGTAAGTAATAGTCGGGAAGAGGACAAAACAATCGATATCAGTATAAGAGAGTCCCTGGAAAACATAAGGATTGAGGTTAAGGATGTAGGTGTGGGAATAGAAGAAAAAGATAGACCCTATATTTTTGATCGAGGCTTTTCAACAAAGGAAGGAAGTCGTGGAATAGGCTTAGCCCTTATAAAGGAAATGGTTGAAAATCTAGGGGGAAACATTACAGTTATAGATCATGTGGAAAAAGGAACAAAGTTTAGTATTATTCTTCCAAAGGGGGAGGAACTATGA
- a CDS encoding 3-isopropylmalate dehydratase large subunit, which translates to MHAIEKVLARASGKREVKPGEIIQAKIDLAEVNDLYLQTIKSFYEMKGTKVWDPDKITFILDHYAPAPSIQAASNQKEMREFCKEQGIKHLFDVNEGVCHQVMVEEGLVWPGMILVATDSHTTTHGAFGALGTGVGATDLATIMLTGELWFKVPEVIKIEINGKLKSGVMAKDVILHILSKLGTDAAVYKAIEYTGETVAEMSIAERMVICNMAVEMGAKTSYIQPDEKIIAYVKERTGKTFEILKTDDDYEYAASYTFNVEDLKPQVALPHSVDNGVDIDKIKEVKVDQVFIGTCTGGRLEDIEVAARIIKNNKIHRDTRLLVIPASKEVLEKAIEKGYMTTLIKAGATFTSPGCGPCLGTHQGLLAPGEVCATTSSRNFPGRMGSTEADIYLVSPATAAAIAITGKITDPRGYIEMSGKGGEA; encoded by the coding sequence ATGCATGCAATTGAAAAAGTATTGGCTAGGGCTTCTGGAAAAAGGGAAGTGAAGCCAGGAGAAATTATACAGGCAAAGATTGATTTGGCTGAAGTAAATGATTTATATCTACAAACGATTAAATCTTTTTATGAAATGAAGGGGACCAAGGTGTGGGACCCTGATAAAATCACATTTATATTAGACCATTATGCACCTGCTCCTAGCATCCAAGCTGCATCAAATCAAAAAGAGATGCGGGAGTTTTGTAAGGAACAGGGGATAAAGCATTTATTTGATGTGAATGAAGGGGTTTGTCATCAAGTGATGGTTGAGGAAGGATTGGTTTGGCCCGGCATGATATTAGTGGCCACGGACTCCCATACCACAACCCATGGCGCCTTTGGTGCTTTAGGAACCGGGGTAGGGGCTACGGATCTAGCAACGATTATGCTCACAGGAGAGCTATGGTTTAAGGTTCCGGAAGTCATTAAAATCGAGATTAATGGAAAATTAAAATCTGGGGTAATGGCAAAGGATGTTATCCTGCATATATTAAGCAAGCTGGGAACTGATGCAGCTGTTTACAAAGCCATAGAATATACTGGAGAGACTGTAGCGGAAATGAGTATAGCCGAGAGAATGGTAATATGCAATATGGCTGTTGAGATGGGAGCTAAAACCAGCTACATCCAACCCGATGAAAAGATCATAGCCTATGTGAAGGAAAGAACAGGTAAGACATTTGAAATCCTCAAAACCGATGATGATTATGAATATGCAGCGTCATACACCTTTAATGTAGAAGATTTGAAGCCCCAGGTTGCCCTACCCCATAGTGTTGATAATGGTGTAGATATAGATAAAATAAAAGAAGTAAAAGTAGATCAGGTTTTTATCGGAACCTGTACTGGTGGAAGATTAGAGGATATTGAAGTAGCCGCTAGGATCATCAAAAACAATAAAATTCATAGGGATACAAGATTGCTTGTAATACCTGCTTCAAAGGAAGTGTTAGAAAAAGCCATTGAAAAAGGGTATATGACCACCCTCATTAAGGCAGGAGCCACATTTACAAGCCCTGGTTGTGGGCCATGCTTAGGGACGCATCAAGGCCTATTGGCACCAGGAGAAGTCTGTGCCACGACATCTAGCCGTAATTTCCCCGGTAGAATGGGAAGTACAGAGGCGGATATTTATCTTGTTTCACCGGCTACAGCCGCTGCCATCGCCATCACTGGAAAAATAACGGATCCTAGAGGTTATATTGAAATGAGCGGAAAAGGGGGAGAGGCATAA
- a CDS encoding 2-hydroxycarboxylate transporter family protein: protein MTGKNQEKLQTSNGILDYEIIGFKLPLFLLMAGVMLLAMLTDALPGGMIGGFASMIILGAIFNEIGNNTPIVKSYLGGGAIVIIFGSSALVYYNILPENTVTIMDTFMRGGGWLNFYIAALITGSILGMNRKLLIKAAARYLPAIIGGVVVAMALTGVAGALIGFGAKDAMLFIALPIMGGGMGAGAVPLSQIFAGPMNLEPENVLSIMVPALAMGNALAIVAAGLLNKLGKIRPELTGNGELLIDKQKDEEDIKEVETPINYKLMGMGLLMATVFFTWGNILGKFIPAVHPYALMIISVAIVKAFGLMPRKYEIGASQWFQFIMTYTTGALLVGIGVSYTNLGQIIAAFTIQYLVLVAVAVFGAIIGSGFVGRLVGFYPIEAAITAGLCMANMGGTGDVAVLSASDRMELMPFAQISSRIGGAFMLILAGILINLFL, encoded by the coding sequence ATGACCGGTAAAAATCAAGAAAAGCTTCAAACATCCAATGGAATACTTGACTACGAGATCATCGGATTTAAATTACCACTGTTCTTATTAATGGCAGGAGTCATGTTGCTAGCGATGCTAACAGATGCATTACCAGGAGGGATGATCGGTGGCTTTGCTTCTATGATTATTTTAGGGGCCATCTTCAATGAAATCGGAAACAATACACCAATTGTAAAGAGTTATTTAGGTGGAGGCGCCATCGTCATTATATTTGGTAGTTCAGCATTGGTATACTATAATATACTTCCTGAAAATACTGTAACCATTATGGATACATTTATGAGGGGTGGCGGATGGTTAAACTTTTATATCGCAGCTCTGATCACAGGAAGTATTTTAGGAATGAATAGAAAGCTTCTGATTAAAGCAGCAGCAAGATATTTACCAGCAATCATAGGTGGCGTTGTTGTAGCCATGGCCTTAACTGGAGTAGCTGGAGCTCTAATCGGCTTTGGAGCTAAAGATGCCATGTTATTTATTGCCTTACCTATCATGGGTGGGGGAATGGGTGCCGGTGCGGTTCCACTGTCTCAAATATTCGCTGGACCTATGAATTTGGAGCCAGAAAATGTTCTCTCTATTATGGTTCCCGCATTAGCAATGGGAAATGCCTTAGCTATTGTGGCAGCTGGCCTGCTAAACAAGCTTGGTAAAATAAGACCGGAGCTAACAGGAAATGGAGAACTACTAATTGATAAACAGAAAGATGAAGAGGATATAAAAGAAGTAGAAACACCTATAAACTACAAGCTAATGGGAATGGGCCTATTGATGGCCACTGTATTTTTTACTTGGGGGAACATACTAGGTAAATTTATACCAGCGGTTCATCCTTATGCATTGATGATTATATCTGTTGCAATCGTAAAAGCTTTCGGATTGATGCCTAGAAAATATGAAATAGGTGCAAGTCAATGGTTCCAGTTTATTATGACCTATACCACAGGAGCACTTTTAGTAGGAATTGGTGTTTCTTATACAAACCTAGGACAGATTATTGCAGCATTTACCATACAGTATCTTGTATTAGTTGCAGTAGCAGTATTTGGTGCCATAATCGGCTCAGGATTTGTGGGCAGATTAGTTGGATTTTACCCTATAGAAGCAGCCATAACTGCAGGATTATGTATGGCTAACATGGGTGGTACTGGAGACGTTGCAGTACTTTCAGCATCAGATAGAATGGAACTTATGCCATTTGCTCAGATTTCATCTCGGATTGGTGGGGCATTTATGCTAATCCTGGCGGGTATATTGATTAATTTATTCCTATGA
- a CDS encoding AEC family transporter: MFFSIVFPVFMIIGLGYVFGRNSEIDMKAPSRLAIYIFNPALYFNSMITARVENDEFIKVIIYAALLFISCTAIVYMVNHFLLKYPQNMRSPLLLSTVFPNTGNYGLPIVLFAFGNIGFERAVVFTVFQSFLINSAGVYFASNSENNIKDSLKNMLKMPGFIALIVAILMKNFNLLPPDFMMKPIELLGQAAIPTLLIILGIQLSKAKIVFDWKFITTSVILRLFIYPLMAFILIPLFFDLQSVTGKVLLVLAATPSAVSTTLFAIQFNAKPQLVSTITLITTLLSVGTISVLLTIIL; the protein is encoded by the coding sequence GTGTTTTTTAGTATTGTATTTCCAGTATTTATGATTATAGGCCTAGGATATGTATTTGGGAGAAACAGTGAGATTGATATGAAAGCCCCCTCAAGATTAGCTATATATATATTTAATCCGGCGCTTTATTTCAATTCTATGATTACCGCAAGGGTAGAAAACGATGAATTTATTAAGGTGATTATTTATGCTGCACTTTTATTTATCAGTTGTACCGCAATTGTTTACATGGTGAATCATTTCTTATTAAAATATCCACAGAACATGAGAAGCCCTTTGCTATTAAGTACGGTTTTCCCCAACACTGGAAATTATGGATTGCCTATCGTCCTATTTGCCTTTGGAAATATTGGATTTGAACGAGCTGTGGTTTTTACGGTTTTTCAATCCTTTTTAATAAATTCTGCCGGTGTATATTTTGCCTCTAACAGTGAAAACAACATAAAGGATTCTTTAAAGAATATGCTGAAAATGCCAGGATTTATTGCCTTGATTGTTGCCATTTTAATGAAAAACTTTAATCTATTGCCTCCTGATTTTATGATGAAGCCTATTGAGTTGCTGGGTCAAGCGGCGATACCAACCCTATTAATTATTTTAGGGATACAGCTGAGTAAGGCAAAAATAGTATTTGATTGGAAGTTCATTACGACCTCTGTTATTTTACGGCTATTTATATACCCATTGATGGCATTCATATTGATACCGTTATTCTTTGATCTTCAGAGTGTCACTGGAAAGGTGCTGTTAGTTTTAGCAGCCACACCCTCGGCTGTATCAACAACTTTGTTTGCCATACAATTCAACGCAAAGCCTCAATTGGTTTCAACAATTACATTAATTACGACATTATTAAGTGTTGGCACCATATCAGTATTGTTGACCATCATTTTATAA
- a CDS encoding gamma-glutamyl-gamma-aminobutyrate hydrolase family protein, producing MRPVIGITCAWSEETWAKSEESGYYYAGKPYIKAIYENGGIPLLIPPELAENNIDQDVEGILRKLDGIVFSGGGDVKKFLPHDHPTLQSQQPKRYYFEKKLMFGAWERDIPVLGICRGHQMIAEVFGGTLFEDNIKGHKQDIPGNQIWHETMVEKDSYIYKIIGKENWSTNSYHIQAVDIVPYGFKASIHSKDGIIEGIEALNKNFFIGLQFHPEDLLPDDENSRLIFQKLIREAQKKSSCESMFI from the coding sequence ATGAGACCTGTTATTGGCATAACCTGTGCCTGGAGTGAAGAAACATGGGCTAAATCCGAGGAAAGTGGTTACTATTATGCAGGAAAACCATACATTAAAGCCATTTACGAGAATGGAGGTATTCCTTTATTAATCCCCCCAGAACTGGCAGAAAATAATATAGATCAAGATGTAGAAGGAATACTAAGAAAATTAGATGGAATTGTTTTTTCAGGAGGAGGCGATGTGAAAAAGTTTCTACCTCATGATCATCCTACTCTACAGTCCCAACAACCCAAAAGATATTATTTTGAAAAAAAACTTATGTTTGGAGCATGGGAAAGAGATATCCCAGTGTTAGGAATTTGCAGAGGACATCAAATGATCGCTGAGGTATTCGGAGGCACATTATTCGAAGATAACATAAAAGGACATAAACAAGATATTCCAGGAAATCAAATATGGCATGAGACCATGGTAGAAAAGGATAGTTACATCTATAAAATAATAGGAAAGGAAAATTGGAGTACCAACAGTTATCACATACAAGCTGTAGATATTGTTCCTTATGGATTCAAAGCATCTATACACTCCAAAGATGGTATCATAGAAGGAATAGAAGCACTTAATAAGAATTTCTTTATAGGACTTCAATTTCATCCAGAAGATTTATTACCAGATGATGAAAATTCTCGATTGATTTTCCAAAAACTGATACGAGAAGCTCAGAAAAAATCATCTTGTGAATCAATGTTTATATAG
- a CDS encoding EAL and HDOD domain-containing protein, whose translation MEVYVGRQPIFDRKMNVLGYELLYRRSINNFYEGTDDSQSTAALINNAFFAMELYELTSGTRAFINFSKEMILGEIPLLLPKEKIVVEILERAETSDKLINACKKLREKGYIIALDDFVFNEIDLPLIEIAHIIKVEFNNVDYSRQHQLIKQYKNSVKFLAEKVETREEYELALNMGYDYFQGYFFGKPMVMKGREIDGLNTTLMRVLSELNQQEPEYQKITEIIETDLGLSYKMLKGANSIFFESKKQTYFIKHTLIRLGLVEVKKWVYLMMLKDIQVVENKELIRNCLIRGKLMELLSSEKGTKNKPIEYFLTGMFSSIDVLLNRSMNEIVEELPLSIDVKEALLGGNNEIRQSLHIVLNCEMLNWSITDIKRVFPNITQKKFMSMYIEALKWVLRLDY comes from the coding sequence ATGGAGGTTTATGTAGGACGTCAACCTATATTTGATAGAAAGATGAATGTATTAGGATATGAACTATTATATCGTAGAAGTATCAACAATTTTTATGAAGGGACTGACGATAGTCAATCGACTGCAGCACTAATCAATAATGCATTTTTTGCTATGGAGCTTTATGAATTGACTAGTGGAACAAGGGCATTTATAAATTTTTCTAAAGAGATGATCTTAGGGGAGATCCCTTTATTATTACCTAAAGAAAAGATTGTTGTAGAGATATTAGAGAGGGCGGAAACTAGTGACAAGTTAATCAATGCATGTAAAAAGCTAAGGGAAAAAGGCTATATAATTGCTCTAGATGATTTTGTTTTTAATGAAATCGACCTGCCCCTTATAGAAATTGCTCATATTATTAAAGTAGAATTTAATAATGTAGATTATTCAAGGCAACATCAATTAATAAAGCAGTACAAGAATAGCGTTAAATTTTTAGCAGAAAAAGTAGAAACTAGAGAAGAATACGAATTAGCTTTAAATATGGGCTATGATTATTTCCAAGGATATTTTTTTGGTAAACCTATGGTTATGAAAGGTAGAGAAATAGATGGTCTAAATACAACTCTAATGAGGGTATTAAGTGAATTAAATCAGCAGGAACCAGAATATCAAAAAATCACAGAAATTATTGAGACAGATCTAGGTCTTTCATATAAAATGTTAAAGGGAGCTAATTCTATCTTTTTTGAATCAAAAAAACAAACATATTTTATCAAACATACATTAATCAGACTAGGTCTAGTTGAAGTCAAAAAATGGGTTTATCTAATGATGTTAAAGGATATTCAGGTTGTAGAAAATAAAGAGTTAATCAGAAATTGTCTAATAAGAGGAAAATTAATGGAGTTATTATCATCTGAGAAAGGTACGAAGAATAAACCTATAGAATATTTTTTGACAGGAATGTTTTCATCTATCGATGTTCTTCTTAATCGCAGTATGAATGAAATAGTAGAAGAACTACCCTTATCCATTGATGTTAAGGAGGCTTTATTGGGAGGAAACAACGAAATTAGACAATCCTTGCATATAGTACTTAATTGTGAGATGTTAAATTGGAGTATTACAGATATAAAAAGAGTCTTTCCTAACATAACCCAGAAAAAGTTTATGAGCATGTATATAGAAGCATTGAAATGGGTCTTACGATTAGATTATTGA
- a CDS encoding 3-isopropylmalate dehydratase small subunit → MKDLIKGKAIVVGKNIDTDQIYPGRYLELVDPNDIAKHAMEGVDPNFYKRFNPGDIIVADKNFGCGSSREHAVITLKTAGVAAVIAPSFARIFYRNAINLGLPLITCANITEFVKEGEELEVTLSTGTIKNNTVTTEIQGDELPPFVLEMISYGGIKQYYIHKHEEK, encoded by the coding sequence ATGAAGGATTTGATTAAAGGCAAAGCCATTGTAGTAGGAAAAAACATTGACACAGATCAAATCTACCCAGGACGATATTTAGAACTTGTGGACCCCAATGACATTGCAAAGCATGCCATGGAGGGTGTGGATCCTAACTTTTATAAAAGATTTAACCCAGGAGATATCATTGTGGCAGATAAAAACTTTGGATGTGGTTCCAGTAGAGAACATGCGGTGATTACACTGAAAACAGCTGGTGTAGCCGCAGTGATCGCCCCTTCCTTTGCAAGAATATTTTATAGAAATGCCATTAATCTTGGTTTGCCTCTGATTACTTGCGCCAATATAACTGAATTTGTCAAAGAAGGAGAAGAATTAGAGGTTACATTAAGTACAGGCACCATAAAAAATAATACGGTTACTACAGAAATACAAGGAGATGAGCTACCTCCCTTTGTTTTAGAAATGATTTCCTACGGTGGGATTAAACAATATTATATTCATAAGCATGAAGAAAAGTAG